CGTGCAGGCCGTCGACGCGGGGCTGCTGAAGGTCACGCCCAACATGGACAACGCGTCTCGCAGCCTGGGCCTGACGCCCGCGGCCACGCTGCGCCGCGTGCACTTCCCCCTGTTGCGCGGCAGCCTGCTGACGGCCGCGCTGCTGGTGTTCATCGACGTAATGAAGGAGCTGCCCGCCACGCTGGTGATGCGGCCCTTCAACTTCGACACGCTCGCCACGCAGGCCTACACGCTCGCTTCCGACGAGCGACTCACCGAAGCCTCGACCGCCGCGCTGGCGATCGTGGTGGTGGGCCTGCTGCCCCTCATCGTGCTGAGCAGCGAGATCGCGCGGGGCCGACAGGGCGAAGCCGCCCCGCAGTGAGCTTCCCGCGCTGACCTCGACTCAACGCCAGCCGGCGCGGTCGAACACCTTCTGGGCCGTGGCCGCGTTCTTGGCCAGCTCGGCCACCGGCAGGGTGTCGGCCTTGAACGGGCCCATGGCCTTGAGCGCCGGGTTGTCGACCTTCACGCTCGGCACGGCGGGCCATTCGTTGTTGCCGTCGGCGAAGTAGGCCTGGGCCTTGTCGCTGGCGAGGTACTCCATGAACTTGACGGCCGCTGCGCGGTTCGGCGCGGTCTTGATGATGCCGGCGCCCGACACGTTGATGTGTGCGCCCCACGTCTGCTGGTTGGGCCACACGATGCCGATGGCGTTCACGACCTTCTGGTCTTCCGGCTTGGTCGAGCGCATCAGGCGGGCCAGGTAGTAGCTGTTGGAGATGGCCACGCCGCATTCGCCGGCGGCCACGGACTTGATCTGGTCGGTGTCGCCCCCCTTGGGGTTGCGGGCGAAGTTCTGCACCAGGCCACGAGCCCAGGCTTCGGCCTGCTGCTCGCCGTCGTGGGCGATGAAGGCCGCCCCCAGCGACAGGTTGTAGGGGTGCGAGCCGGCGCGCACGCACACCTGGCCCTTCAGGCGCGGGTGGGCCAGGTCACCGTAGGTCTGCACCCACTCGGCCTTCACGTTGGCCTTGTTGTAGACGATGACGCGGGCGCGGGTGGAAAACGCGATCCAGTTCGGCGTGCGCAGGTGGGCTGGAATGCGCTGGGTCAGCACCTTGGACTGGATGGGCTGGAACAGGCCAGCCTGGTCGGCGATCGCCAGACGGGCGGCGTCGACGGTGATCAGGATGTCGGCCGGCGAGTTCGCGCCTTCGTTCTTGATGCGTTCGAGCAGTTCGTCTTCCTTGCCGTCCAGCCGGTTGATCTTGATGCCCGTCTGCTTGGTGAAGTCGGCGTAGAAGGCCTCGTCGGTCTGGTAATGACGAGCCGAATAGATGTTGAGCACCTTGTCGTCGGCGTGGGCCTGGCAGGCCAGGGCGATCACGGTCAGGGTGGCAAGGCGGGGCAGCAGTCGGGCCATGTTGTTGCGATTCCTTTTGCGGGTGGATCGGGAAAGGGTGCGGCGCGGCGTCCGCAATCCCGAAAGATAGCAGGAATGATTCGCATTTGCGCGGACTCGCGCGCCTGTGGCGTGCATGTCGCGGGACTGTCGCCTCTGCTACCCTTGGCCGCATGACTCTCCCGTTTGACGAGGCGCTGAACGGCCTGCGCCAGAACCTGGCCTTGCGCCGGCGCCGCCAGGTGGCCCCTGTGGTGGCCCCGGCCGCCCTGACGCCCCAAGATGAAGCTCTGCGCGGCACCACCTACCTGATCGACGGGCAGCCCCGTCTGTCCTTCGGCAGCAACGATTACCTGGGGCTGTCGCAGCACCCGGCGCTACTGGCGGCGGCCCACGCGGCCATCGACCGCTACGGCGTGGGGGCGACGGCCTCGCCGCTGGTGTGCGGCCACAGCCCCGAGCACGAGCAGCTGGAAGCAGCCCTGGCGGCCCACGTCGGCCTGCCGCGCGCGCTGTACTTCTATGCCGGCTATGCGGCCAACGTGGGCCTGGTGCCGGCGCTGGTGGGGCGGGGCGATGCGGTGTTTTCCGATGCTCTGAACCACGCCTGCCTGATCGATGGCATCCGCCTGTCGCGGGCCGAACTGCACGTGGTGCCCCATGCGGACTTGGCCGCGCTGGACGCCGCCCTGGCTGCGAGCACCGCACGCCGCAAGCTGGTGGTGACGGACGCCGTGTTCAGCATGGACGGCAATGTGGCCGACGTGCCCGCGCTGATGGCCCTGTGCGAGCGCCACGATGCCTGGCTGCTGATCGACGACGCGCACGGCTATGGGGTGCTCGGCCCGCAGGGCGAGGGCACGTTGGCCCACTTCGGCCTGACCGGCGTGGATGGGGTGGCCCCCGCCTGGCAAGGGCGCATGGACCGGCTGATCTACATGGCCACGCTGGGCAAGGCGGCCGGCGTGTCGGGCGCCTTCGTGGCGGGCCACCCCGACATGGTGGAGTGGGTGATGCAGAAGGCGCGCACCTACATGTTTGCCACGGCGGCCCCGGCGGTGATCGCCGCGTCCCTGCGTGCCGCCATCGACGTGATCCGGCAGGAGCCGCAGCGCCGGCGACATCTGCACGCCTTGCGCACGCGGTTGCGCGAGGGGCTCGCTGCGGCGCAGATTCCCTGGCATCTGATGCCATCGGAGACGGCGATCCAGCCGCTGGTGATCGGGTCGAACGCCGAGGCCCTGGCCGTCATGGCCCAGCTCGACGAACAGGGCGTGTGGGTGCCGGCCATCCGTCCACCCACGGTGCCCGAGGGCACGGCCCGGCTGCGGATTTCCCTCTCGGCGGCGCACACGCTGGCGCAGGTGGATGAACTGGTTGCGGCGCTCGCACGGTGTCCGCGCTGAGCATGATGCTCAGTGCAGGGCCGTCGCTTCAGCGGGCAGGGTGATCACGCCGCGTGGCACCGCCGCCACGACCTTGTAGGCCGGCTCGCAGGTGCGGCGGCGCACGGGCTGTGGCAGCGCCACGCCGTCGGCGCCCTGCACGGCGCAGACCTCCGGCAGGTGGGCCAGCTCGCCGCGCCGCAGCACCACCGCCAGCTCGCCGTTGGCGAGCCGCACGCTGGCCCCGGGCGGGAAGAGCCCGACTTCCTTGATCAGGGCACTGGCAAACGGGTTGGCCGCGCCACCCCCGCGGTGGAAAAGCTGGCGCGCGGCCACATCGGGCGCCAGGGCCCCCCGGTAGGCCCGGCTGCTGACCTTGGCCAGGTACAG
This is a stretch of genomic DNA from Aquabacterium olei. It encodes these proteins:
- a CDS encoding Fe(3+) ABC transporter substrate-binding protein, which produces MARLLPRLATLTVIALACQAHADDKVLNIYSARHYQTDEAFYADFTKQTGIKINRLDGKEDELLERIKNEGANSPADILITVDAARLAIADQAGLFQPIQSKVLTQRIPAHLRTPNWIAFSTRARVIVYNKANVKAEWVQTYGDLAHPRLKGQVCVRAGSHPYNLSLGAAFIAHDGEQQAEAWARGLVQNFARNPKGGDTDQIKSVAAGECGVAISNSYYLARLMRSTKPEDQKVVNAIGIVWPNQQTWGAHINVSGAGIIKTAPNRAAAVKFMEYLASDKAQAYFADGNNEWPAVPSVKVDNPALKAMGPFKADTLPVAELAKNAATAQKVFDRAGWR
- the bioF gene encoding 8-amino-7-oxononanoate synthase; the encoded protein is MTLPFDEALNGLRQNLALRRRRQVAPVVAPAALTPQDEALRGTTYLIDGQPRLSFGSNDYLGLSQHPALLAAAHAAIDRYGVGATASPLVCGHSPEHEQLEAALAAHVGLPRALYFYAGYAANVGLVPALVGRGDAVFSDALNHACLIDGIRLSRAELHVVPHADLAALDAALAASTARRKLVVTDAVFSMDGNVADVPALMALCERHDAWLLIDDAHGYGVLGPQGEGTLAHFGLTGVDGVAPAWQGRMDRLIYMATLGKAAGVSGAFVAGHPDMVEWVMQKARTYMFATAAPAVIAASLRAAIDVIRQEPQRRRHLHALRTRLREGLAAAQIPWHLMPSETAIQPLVIGSNAEALAVMAQLDEQGVWVPAIRPPTVPEGTARLRISLSAAHTLAQVDELVAALARCPR